From Methanomassiliicoccales archaeon LGM-RCC1, one genomic window encodes:
- the cfbE gene encoding coenzyme F430 synthase codes for MKVLLLDMTHGGQILAPLFKAEGHDVAVADVYKIATESMLESLRSLGAEVYVGNPAPGHYDLVSMPCHCPDIFLEGCTYDQRIWYSQAVNRFMDDRRFRIEVTGVKGKTTTCYLISHILANSGRKVYLRSSRGSGPYKPEGHDVKELKSIAPPYLLDLPEGDYDVMVCEVSLGGSAKADIACITNLLEDYGIAKKTRRAEEAKKDILTDKVNIVLESEKDIWAKYGKPLTTVKSRVTVKETPKFGEPLKLVVDYNGKHDVELDGSYLGLQYVEAIDMALCVCDAMNIDSESVFRALSTFKGIPGRGEVTVRDGIRYVIERNPGISHMSVNRTLKTLDAMGCLDGALVVIDPVSKKVCDKLDRDLIEGVVDSYGVGLIVTPGDGTEPEIPAGTKLVIRMTKEGYQ; via the coding sequence ATGAAGGTATTGTTGTTGGACATGACTCACGGCGGACAGATCCTAGCGCCATTATTCAAGGCAGAGGGCCACGATGTCGCCGTAGCGGACGTTTACAAGATCGCTACGGAGTCCATGCTGGAATCGCTCAGGTCCTTAGGGGCGGAAGTCTATGTGGGCAATCCTGCGCCTGGCCATTACGACCTCGTCTCCATGCCTTGTCACTGCCCGGACATCTTCCTGGAGGGCTGCACATACGATCAGCGCATCTGGTATTCGCAGGCCGTCAACCGTTTCATGGATGACAGGAGGTTCAGGATCGAGGTCACCGGAGTGAAGGGGAAGACGACCACATGTTACCTCATCTCCCACATACTGGCCAACAGCGGAAGGAAGGTCTATCTCAGGTCATCGAGGGGCTCCGGCCCTTACAAGCCCGAAGGCCACGACGTCAAGGAGCTGAAGAGCATCGCCCCGCCCTACCTGTTGGACCTCCCAGAGGGAGACTACGATGTGATGGTATGCGAGGTATCCCTCGGAGGATCCGCGAAGGCGGACATCGCATGCATCACCAACCTCCTGGAGGACTACGGCATCGCGAAGAAGACCCGCCGTGCGGAAGAGGCCAAGAAGGACATCCTCACGGACAAGGTCAACATCGTCCTGGAATCAGAGAAGGATATCTGGGCGAAGTACGGGAAACCCCTCACGACGGTCAAGAGCCGTGTAACGGTCAAGGAGACGCCGAAGTTCGGAGAGCCCCTGAAGCTCGTCGTGGATTACAACGGAAAGCACGATGTGGAGCTGGACGGCTCATATCTAGGTCTGCAGTACGTGGAGGCCATCGACATGGCCCTGTGCGTCTGCGACGCGATGAACATCGACTCAGAGAGCGTGTTCAGGGCATTGTCTACATTCAAAGGAATCCCTGGAAGGGGAGAGGTCACCGTCAGGGACGGCATCAGATACGTCATCGAACGCAACCCCGGCATCTCCCACATGTCCGTCAACCGCACCCTGAAGACGCTCGATGCGATGGGATGCCTGGACGGCGCATTGGTGGTCATCGATCCGGTGTCCAAGAAGGTCTGCGACAAGCTGGACCGCGACCTCATAGAGGGAGTCGTCGACAGCTACGGAGTAGGGCTCATCGTCACTCCGGGCGACGGAACCGAGCCGGAGATTCCCGCGGGCACCAAACTGGTGATCCGCATGACCAAGGAAGGGTACCAATGA
- the cfbD gene encoding Ni-sirohydrochlorin a,c-diamide reductive cyclase catalytic subunit: MSGVFHPRPNPIVAAMYTARDMNVDVVVMHGPAGCSFMASRPMENAGVRVVTSSMKDNDLIFGGGPSLEKALTEAKQRFNPKTMAVIGTCASTIIGDDISAVIGRVDLGDTICFPIDCHGCMDSNTEGAIRALKAGAKAGIIPSDEADRQSKLLKAATDLEKKKGMASKTYLSPAGSPTKLSVCKRIESTLKAGGKVAVVMVAKKELAYRFADMFSAVNDARKKLGGETFFVANLDREKGLPRIRGYCDDILRDLEAQDVKLDRIVGGLDEYAVVGDEMGEAVKGFGPDLTVVLGICHAYPFLDENCVLVTDQPRELQNYIQEGLAAVGEVGSHGLVMGTKNIITLETAQTLRELVG; encoded by the coding sequence ATGAGCGGAGTGTTCCACCCCCGTCCCAACCCCATAGTGGCCGCGATGTACACGGCCAGGGACATGAACGTGGACGTCGTGGTGATGCATGGCCCCGCAGGATGCTCCTTCATGGCCTCCAGGCCGATGGAGAACGCAGGGGTCAGGGTGGTGACCTCATCTATGAAGGACAACGACCTCATCTTCGGCGGAGGGCCCTCGTTGGAGAAGGCGCTCACCGAGGCGAAGCAGAGGTTCAATCCTAAGACGATGGCGGTAATAGGCACATGTGCCAGCACTATCATCGGAGATGATATTTCAGCAGTCATCGGCAGGGTCGATCTCGGAGATACGATCTGTTTCCCGATAGACTGCCACGGCTGCATGGACAGCAATACCGAGGGTGCGATCCGCGCCCTTAAGGCCGGAGCGAAGGCAGGGATAATCCCCTCCGATGAGGCGGACCGTCAGTCCAAGCTCCTTAAGGCCGCTACCGATCTCGAGAAGAAGAAAGGTATGGCCAGCAAGACCTACCTTTCACCTGCCGGAAGCCCCACAAAGCTGTCCGTATGCAAGAGGATAGAATCGACTCTCAAGGCCGGCGGCAAGGTCGCCGTCGTCATGGTGGCCAAGAAGGAACTGGCCTACCGCTTCGCGGACATGTTCAGCGCCGTCAACGACGCAAGGAAGAAACTGGGCGGAGAGACGTTCTTCGTCGCCAACCTCGACAGGGAGAAGGGACTGCCCCGCATCAGGGGATACTGCGATGACATCCTGAGGGACCTAGAGGCCCAGGATGTCAAGCTGGACAGGATCGTCGGCGGGCTCGACGAGTACGCCGTCGTCGGGGACGAGATGGGAGAGGCCGTTAAAGGATTCGGACCCGATCTCACCGTTGTATTGGGTATCTGCCATGCATATCCGTTCCTGGACGAGAACTGCGTCCTCGTGACGGATCAGCCCCGTGAGCTGCAGAACTACATCCAGGAAGGATTGGCAGCAGTCGGAGAGGTCGGCAGCCACGGTCTCGTGATGGGAACGAAGAACATAATCACGCTGGAGACCGCTCAGACGCTCAGAGAGCTGGTAGGATGA
- the cobB gene encoding hydrogenobyrinic acid a,c-diamide synthase (glutamine-hydrolyzing), protein MKGFVIAGTGSGVGKTSITTGIMSLLSKKYKVQGFKAGPDFIDPMYHSAATGRPCRNLDSFLMDDDTIRNLVGFASKDADVCVVEGVRGLYEGFAGDSDLGSTAYIAKLLDLPVVLVMDAGSLTRSTAAILNGFKAFDPDVKIAGVILNKVSGPQHTDKLDVTMSTYCKDVTVVGKIRKDKENTLGQRHLGLHTIVDPAKSGIASLERLVDTVDLDALMGIAESTDPDLPTESPYVQRDVGARIAVPYDDAYCFYYRENIECLEASGFKTERFSPIAGDILPDADAVYLGGGYPELHAQAISENRDFMDGLRNMSLENKPILGECGGLMSMCRNIIDPEGRSHPMAGIFECDSVFVNKRHGPTYVMAEANANNPLFKGSVRGHEYHYSEVSASGSETFGFDVKRGLGIVDKKDGLVVRRSMGSYMHQHALSSDDWTKGFVDNL, encoded by the coding sequence ATGAAGGGATTCGTCATTGCCGGTACCGGCAGCGGTGTCGGGAAGACATCCATCACCACAGGGATAATGTCCCTGCTCTCCAAGAAGTACAAGGTCCAGGGCTTCAAGGCCGGACCGGATTTCATCGATCCCATGTATCATTCTGCGGCCACCGGGAGGCCGTGCAGGAACCTCGATTCCTTCCTCATGGACGACGACACCATACGCAATCTCGTCGGCTTCGCATCCAAGGATGCAGACGTATGCGTCGTGGAGGGTGTGAGGGGACTTTACGAGGGGTTCGCGGGAGATTCCGACCTCGGTTCCACCGCATACATCGCCAAGCTCCTCGACTTGCCCGTCGTGCTGGTCATGGACGCGGGTTCCCTGACTCGCAGCACCGCTGCGATCCTCAACGGTTTCAAGGCCTTCGATCCCGACGTGAAGATCGCCGGTGTGATCCTGAACAAGGTGTCCGGACCTCAGCACACAGATAAGCTGGACGTCACCATGTCCACCTACTGCAAGGATGTTACCGTCGTCGGCAAGATCCGCAAGGACAAGGAGAACACCCTGGGCCAGAGGCATCTAGGCCTGCACACGATAGTGGATCCCGCCAAGAGCGGCATAGCTTCCCTTGAGAGGCTGGTCGATACCGTCGACCTCGATGCTTTGATGGGGATAGCAGAGTCCACCGATCCCGATCTCCCGACCGAATCACCGTATGTCCAGAGGGATGTCGGCGCCCGCATCGCCGTTCCCTATGACGATGCCTATTGCTTCTACTACAGGGAGAACATCGAGTGCCTGGAAGCCTCCGGATTCAAGACAGAGAGGTTCAGCCCCATCGCCGGGGACATCCTTCCAGATGCTGACGCGGTCTACCTCGGCGGAGGATACCCTGAGCTGCATGCACAGGCCATCTCTGAGAACAGGGATTTCATGGACGGTCTGAGGAACATGTCCCTCGAGAACAAGCCCATCCTGGGCGAGTGCGGCGGGCTGATGTCCATGTGCAGGAACATTATTGACCCGGAGGGCAGAAGCCATCCGATGGCAGGAATCTTCGAATGCGATTCGGTCTTTGTCAACAAGCGCCACGGCCCCACCTATGTCATGGCCGAGGCCAATGCGAACAACCCTCTTTTCAAGGGCAGCGTTCGCGGTCACGAGTACCATTATTCCGAGGTGTCCGCCTCAGGATCCGAGACCTTCGGCTTCGATGTGAAGAGAGGGCTCGGAATAGTGGACAAGAAGGACGGCCTGGTAGTCAGGAGATCCATGGGTTCCTACATGCACCAGCATGCCCTATCCTCTGACGATTGGACCAAGGGTTTCGTCGATAATCTCTGA
- a CDS encoding DNA-directed DNA polymerase II small subunit, with the protein MREQVLSAAASRGIFFSPDALEMILSNNEPMEFTNTVFSHLAKNTMFVSKQDIMDCIAGDKILHESPKEIKPKNKFTSDISIVNGTDVTGQSTCEGKVNDFAQYIKARFFTMKRLIEKRNDFGKAISIERAMAHDREVRVIGIVYEVSITKNGHTMLSMEDETGMIKVFISKDSQISQEIFVSDEVVGIIGRSNSRTGFISAEKVVRPDIPKTHKWEISDSTSKIAFLSDCHVGSSTFLEPQWKKMTAWLKQNAAEEGINYLVFPGDVVDGIGVFPDQDKELDIPDIYLQYEKLAEYLKEIPDHIKMVIHPGNHDAARPAEPQPALNSVFTKGFDSNILMVSNPVYLNVEGRTVLTYHGKSIDDWVASVQYLTYEDPLKVMKEMCIRRHLAPIYGQRNALAPEKKDYLAMEIVPDIFVSGHVHGMGQFQYNGVRMINASTWQSQTEYQKLHNFNPTPAVMPVVDLAEGRVEMKDFN; encoded by the coding sequence ATGAGGGAGCAGGTTCTATCGGCCGCCGCAAGCAGGGGCATCTTCTTCTCGCCCGACGCTTTGGAGATGATACTCTCCAACAACGAGCCGATGGAATTCACGAACACCGTATTCTCCCATCTGGCCAAGAACACCATGTTCGTCAGCAAGCAGGACATCATGGACTGCATCGCAGGCGACAAGATACTGCACGAATCCCCCAAGGAGATCAAGCCCAAGAACAAGTTCACCTCGGACATCAGCATCGTCAACGGCACGGACGTCACCGGACAGTCCACCTGCGAAGGGAAGGTGAACGACTTCGCCCAGTACATCAAGGCCAGGTTCTTCACCATGAAGAGGCTGATCGAGAAGCGCAACGATTTCGGCAAGGCGATCAGCATCGAGAGGGCCATGGCCCATGACAGGGAGGTGCGCGTCATAGGCATAGTATACGAAGTGTCGATCACCAAGAACGGACATACCATGCTGTCCATGGAGGATGAGACGGGCATGATCAAGGTGTTCATATCGAAGGACTCCCAGATATCTCAGGAGATCTTCGTCAGCGACGAGGTCGTCGGCATCATCGGGAGGTCCAACTCGCGCACCGGGTTCATCTCTGCCGAGAAGGTCGTGAGACCGGACATCCCAAAGACGCACAAGTGGGAGATCAGCGACAGCACCTCCAAGATAGCGTTCCTGTCCGACTGCCATGTGGGCAGCAGCACCTTCCTGGAGCCTCAATGGAAGAAGATGACCGCGTGGCTGAAGCAGAACGCGGCGGAGGAGGGCATCAACTACCTTGTCTTCCCTGGTGACGTCGTCGACGGCATAGGGGTGTTCCCGGATCAGGACAAGGAGCTGGACATCCCCGACATATACCTGCAGTACGAGAAGCTGGCAGAGTACCTAAAGGAGATCCCCGACCACATCAAGATGGTCATCCATCCCGGCAATCACGATGCCGCCCGTCCGGCGGAGCCGCAGCCCGCGCTGAACTCGGTGTTCACAAAGGGATTCGACTCCAACATCCTGATGGTGAGCAATCCGGTGTACCTGAACGTAGAAGGAAGGACCGTCCTGACATACCACGGCAAGAGCATCGACGATTGGGTCGCCTCGGTCCAGTACCTTACTTACGAGGACCCGCTGAAGGTCATGAAGGAGATGTGCATCAGAAGGCATCTCGCGCCCATCTACGGCCAGAGGAACGCTCTCGCACCGGAGAAGAAGGATTACCTCGCCATGGAGATCGTGCCGGACATTTTCGTATCCGGCCATGTCCACGGAATGGGTCAATTCCAATACAACGGCGTGAGGATGATCAATGCATCAACCTGGCAGAGCCAGACTGAGTATCAGAAGCTCCACAACTTCAACCCGACCCCTGCCGTCATGCCCGTGGTGGACCTAGCGGAAGGCAGGGTCGAGATGAAGGACTTCAACTGA